Proteins encoded by one window of Chanos chanos chromosome 7, fChaCha1.1, whole genome shotgun sequence:
- the arl6 gene encoding ADP-ribosylation factor-like protein 6: MGLFDKLAGWLGLKKKEVNVLCLGLDNSGKTTIINQLKPSNAQAQDIVPTIGFSIEKFKTSSLSFTVFDMSGQGRYRNLWEHYYKEGQAIIFVIDSGDKLRMVVAKEELDTLLNHPDIKHRRIPILFFANKMDLRDALSSVKVSQLLCLENIKDKPWHICASDAVKGEGLQEGVDWLQEQIALSNQNDENMRPS, encoded by the exons ATGGGGCTTTTCGACAAGCTAGCGGGATGGCTCGGACTGAAAAAGAAGGAggtgaatgttctgtgtttgggtCTCGACAACAGCGGCAAAACCACAATCATCAATCAACTCAAGCCGTCTAAT GCTCAGGCACAAGATATTGTCCCAACCATCGGCTTCAGCATAGAAAAATTTAAAACGTCAAG TCTGTCCTTCACAGTGTTTGACATGTCAGGCCAAGGCAGATACAGGAACCTTTGGGAACACTATTACAA GGAAGGTCAAGCCATTATATTTGTGATTGACAGCGGAGATAAGCTGAGAATGGTGGTTGCTAAAGAGGAACTTGACACCCTGTTAAACCATCCAG ACATAAAACACAGGAGGATACCCATCCTGTTCTTTGCTAATAAGATGGACCTGAGAGACGCCCTGTCTTCTGTGAAGGTCTCACAGCTGCTGTGTCTGGAGAATATCAAAGATAAGCCCTGGCACATCTG tgcCAGTGATGCAGTCAAAGGAGAGGGTTTACAGGAAGGGGTTGACTGGCTGCAAG AACAAATTGCACT atcaaatcaaaatgatgagAACATGAGACCTTCTTAG
- the slc5a7a gene encoding high-affinity choline transporter 1, with amino-acid sequence MAIHVEGLVAIVLFYLVILLVGIWAAWKNKNSGVEEGTDRSETIMVGGRDIGLFVGGFTMTATWVGGGYINGTAENVYLPGYGLAWAQAPFGYALSLVVGGLFFAKPMRSRGYVTMLDPFQQLYGKRMGGLLFIPALMGEIFWSAAILSALGATLSVIVDININMSVVISALIAIFYTLVGGLYSVAYTDVVQLFCIFMGLWLSVPFALSNPAVANIEVTATEKLYQTPWLGKIESSDTWMWADNFCLLMLGGVPWQVYFQRVLSASSATYAQVLSFLAAFGCLIMAVPSVLIGAIGASTDWNQTSYGSLPPMEKDESDMILPIVLQHLCPPYISFFGLGAVSAAVMSSADSSILSASSMFARNIYQLAFRQSASDREIVWVMRITIFVFGALATAMALLTGTVYGLWYLSSDLVYVIIFPQLLSVLFVRGTNTYGSVAGYVFGLLLRVGGGEPYLKLPPFIYYPGWITEERVHHLTKEVEYVVVQKFPFKTVSMLASFLANVAFSYLAKYLFESGMLSAKYDFLDAVVAKHSAEIMDRTTLVNKNTIGLSEMAPVKPRLSVTLAATFSRRETLTEEDDSSPESPVHENE; translated from the exons ATGGCCATCCATGTGGAAGGGTTGGTGGCAATCGTTTTATTCTATTTGGTCATTCTCCTGGTTGGAATTTGGGCTGCATGGAAGAACAAAAACTCTGGGGTCGAGGAGGGAACCGACCGGAGTGAAACCATTATGGTCGGGGGCAGGGATATTGGACTATTTGTGGGTGGATTTACTATGACAG CAACTTGGGTGGGAGGGGGCTACATCAACGGTACAGCCGAGAACGTTTATCTGCCCGGCTACGGACTGGCTTGGGCACAGGCTCCTTTTGGTTACGCTCTAAGCCTGGTAGTGG GTGGCCTTTTTTTCGCCAAACCAATGCGTTCTCGAGGTTACGTCACTATGCTCGACCCCTTTCAGCAGTTGTATGGTAAAAGGATGGGCGGACTGCTATTCATTCCTGCGCTAATGGGAGAGATTTTCTGGTCAGCCGCCATCTTATCTGCCCTTG gAGCCACACTGAGTGTGATCGTTGATATCAACATTAACATGTCTGTGGTGATCTCGGCCCTTATTGCCATATTCTACACCCTGGTGGGGGGGCTGTATTCTGTGGCCTATACCGACGTCGTCCAGCTCTTCTGTATCTTCATGGGCCTG TGGCTGAGTGTCCCGTTTGCCCTGTCTAACCCGGCCGTGGCTAACATTGAAGTGACGGCCACGGAGAAGCTCTACCAGACGCCCTGGCTGGGGAAGATAGAGAGCTCTGACACGTGGATGTGGGCAGACAATTTCTGTCTTCTG aTGTTGGGGGGTGTTCCCTGGCAAGTCTATTTCCAGCGGGTTCTTTCTGCCTCTTCAGCCACCTATGCTCAAGTCCTCTCCTTCCTTGCTGCTTTCGGTTGCCTAATCATGGCTGTCCCCTCTGTCCTGATTGGAGCAATAGGGGCCTCCACAG ACTGGAACCAGACAAGCTATGGTTCTCTTCCACCCATGGAGAAGGATGAGTCCGACATGATCCTACCAATCGTTCTTCAGCACCTATGCCCACCttatatttccttttttggatTGGGGGCGGTCTCTGcagcagtgatgtcatcagCAGACTCATCCATCCTTTCAGCTAGTTCCATGTTTGCCAGGAACATCTACCAGCTGGCATTTCGCCAGTCG GCGTCAGACCGAGAGATCGTTTGGGTGATGCGTATAACCATCTTCGTGTTTGGGGCTTTGGCGACGGCAATGGCCCTGTTGACCGGTACGGTCTACGGGCTATGGTACCTGAGTTCCGACCTGGTCTATGTCATCATTTTCCCTCAGCTCCTCAGCGTTCTCTTCGTCAGAGGCACCAACACCTACGGCTCTGTCGCCGGCTACGTTTTCGGCCTGCTTTTACGTGTGGGCGGCGGGGAGCCTTACCTCAAACTTCCCCCCTTCATTTATTACCCAGGCTGGATCACAGAGGAGAGAGTCCACCATTTAACCAAGGAGGTGGAGTACGTGGTTGTCCAAAAGTTCCCTTTTAAGACGGTCTCCATGCTGGCCTCCTTCCTGGCCAACGTGGCGTTCTCCTACTTGGCGAAGTACCTTTTCGAGAGCGGCATGCTGTCGGCCAAGTACGACTTTTTGGATGCCGTGGTGGCTAAACACAGCGCAGAGATCATGGATCGGACCACGCTGGTCAACAAGAACACCATCGGCCTGTCCGAGATGGCCCCCGTAAAGCCACGGCTGAGCGTCACCCTAGCCGCCACCTTCTCGAGGCGGGAGACACTGACCGAGGAGGATGACTCGAGCCCCGAGTCTCCCGTTCACGAAAACGAGTGA